The Amphiura filiformis chromosome 12, Afil_fr2py, whole genome shotgun sequence genome includes a region encoding these proteins:
- the LOC140165888 gene encoding protein phosphatase inhibitor 2-like: MADSVENTSDEKPAKVRLPEAKKGILKSPGHYDDPANRPEEGIKWDEMNILQTFHPPGKDYGHMKVDEPDTPYNKMIEGDDDEMLCEAEKNKEVNADVLSKKLETDTAQKRWWDNEPGEEESSEEEEEHLTAEEQEKLAEFKEKRKHHYNEAYNMQLAKQLIEQELAELDDEESNPAGAKDSDDKGANGATISVPESTAEKTTEEDMQH, encoded by the exons ATGGCGGATAGTGTAGAAAATACGAGTGATGAAAAACCTGCAAAAGTCAGGTTACCTGAAGCTAAGAAAGGTATTTTGAAGTCACCTGGACACTATGATGATCCTGCTAATCGACCAGA GGAAGGGATAAAATGGGATGAAATGAACATTCTACAGACGTTCCATCCTCCTGGTAAAGATTATGGACACATGAAGGTAGATGAACCAGACACTCCATACAACAAGATGATAGAGGGCGATGATGATGAAATGTTATGTGAGGCTGAAAAAAACAAAGAAGTTAATGCAGATGTACTTAGCAAAAA GTTAGAAACAGATACTGCCCAAAAAAGATGGTGGGATAATGAACCAGGTGAGGAGGAATCCAGTGAAGAAGAAGAGGAGCACCTAACAGCAGAAGAACAAG aaaaACTAGCTGAATTTAAAGAGAAAAGGAAACACCATTACAATGAAGCTTACAACATGCAACTTGCCAAGCAACTCATAGAACAAGAACTGGCTGAACTTGACGATGAAGAATCAAACCCTGCCGGTGCAAAAGACTCTGATGATAAAGGGGCAAATGGGGCAACGATCTCCGTCCCCGAGTCGACAGCTGAGAAGACAACAGAAGAAGACATGCAGCACTGA